In Atribacterota bacterium, a genomic segment contains:
- the hisS gene encoding histidine--tRNA ligase produces the protein MLARLPKGTSDILPTKIDYWYYLENTIKEVLQNFGYREIRTPAFEYTELFVRGIGESTDIVNKEMFTFQDRKGRSLTLRPEGTAPVVRAYIEHNLSRENLLSKLFYIGSMFRCEKPQAGRYRQFNQFGLEAIGSSLPIIDAEIIAASLAVYKKLGLTDLRLMLNSVGCRQCRTDYLKALRYYFQEKKSLLCPDCQLRYDKNPLRILDCKKEQCQIEIKKCPSIFDYLCEDCATHFSRLRYYLDNLDITYQINPLLVRGLDYYTKTAFEILSGELGAQNAVGGGGRYDYLSEELGGKSTPAVGFAAGMERILETMIKQDIKIPVWGGIKIFVTTTSQDQIIFALKIANQIRAMGISTEMDFLGRSLKAQMRMANKLQAPYVIILGPEELKKNKVIIKNMLKGTQQTVSRDQILTYLQDLIADSA, from the coding sequence TTGTTAGCAAGATTACCAAAAGGAACCAGTGATATACTTCCTACCAAGATAGATTACTGGTATTATCTGGAAAATACAATAAAAGAAGTATTACAAAACTTTGGCTATAGAGAAATAAGAACACCTGCTTTTGAATATACTGAATTATTTGTTAGAGGAATTGGAGAATCGACTGATATTGTGAATAAGGAAATGTTCACTTTTCAAGATCGCAAAGGGAGAAGTTTAACTTTACGTCCCGAGGGGACTGCTCCTGTAGTTAGGGCATATATAGAGCACAATCTTAGCCGGGAAAATCTCTTGAGCAAATTATTCTATATTGGAAGCATGTTCCGTTGTGAAAAACCACAGGCAGGTAGATATCGGCAATTCAATCAGTTTGGCTTAGAAGCCATTGGATCCTCATTACCCATTATTGATGCAGAGATTATAGCTGCCTCCCTGGCTGTTTACAAAAAATTAGGATTGACCGATTTAAGACTGATGTTAAATAGTGTTGGTTGCCGGCAATGCAGAACTGATTATCTCAAGGCACTTAGATATTATTTTCAGGAAAAGAAAAGTTTATTATGCCCTGATTGTCAATTACGTTATGACAAAAATCCTCTTAGAATACTGGATTGTAAAAAGGAACAATGTCAGATAGAAATCAAGAAATGTCCTTCTATTTTTGACTATTTATGTGAGGATTGTGCCACTCATTTTAGCAGATTGAGATATTACCTGGATAATCTCGACATTACCTATCAAATTAATCCTTTATTGGTGAGAGGATTGGATTACTATACCAAAACTGCTTTTGAGATTTTATCCGGTGAACTGGGAGCTCAGAATGCAGTAGGCGGCGGTGGTAGATATGATTATCTATCAGAAGAATTGGGTGGTAAATCCACTCCGGCTGTAGGCTTTGCCGCCGGTATGGAGAGAATTTTGGAAACTATGATCAAGCAAGATATTAAGATTCCGGTTTGGGGTGGAATTAAGATTTTTGTAACTACAACCAGTCAGGATCAAATTATTTTTGCCCTGAAAATTGCCAATCAGATAAGGGCAATGGGAATTTCTACGGAGATGGATTTTCTTGGTAGAAGTTTAAAAGCACAGATGAGGATGGCTAACAAATTACAAGCTCCTTATGTGATTATTTTAGGGCCAGAAGAGTTAAAGAAAAATAAGGTAATAATAAAAAATATGCTAAAGGGAACACAGCAAACAGTTTCCCGAGACCAAATTTTGACCTATTTGCAAGACCTTATTGCAGACAGTGCTTAA
- a CDS encoding type IV pilus twitching motility protein PilT yields MDFKIQDILILAKEQGASDVHLNIGIPPVFRLNGKLRKSSFPVLSVEDVHELIYTLLKDNQKKSFEKDKQFDFAYEMPDVSRFRINIFRHRLGEAAAIRLIPTEIMSIEQLGLPEVIGSLAEQSRGIVLVTGPTGSGKSTTLAALIDIVNNNRYEHIISIEDPIEYIHQHNNCVISQREIGDHTDSFASALRVALREDPDVILVGEMRDLETISMALRAAETGHLVFSTLHTNSAADTIERIINAFPAHQQAQARLQVAGTIEAVIAQTLIPTADGQGRVVAAELMLATPAIRNLIRDEKIYQIPSTIQISRKIGMQSLDQSLKDLLMAGKITREEALRRAISKKAFLDYIDSDNIFDFKDKIR; encoded by the coding sequence ATGGACTTTAAGATACAGGATATTTTAATATTAGCCAAAGAACAGGGTGCTTCAGATGTTCACTTAAATATAGGCATTCCACCAGTTTTTCGTTTAAACGGTAAATTAAGGAAAAGTAGTTTTCCGGTCTTAAGCGTTGAAGATGTTCATGAACTAATATATACTTTATTAAAAGATAATCAAAAAAAATCATTTGAGAAAGATAAGCAATTTGACTTCGCTTATGAAATGCCAGATGTCTCACGATTTAGAATTAATATTTTTCGTCATAGACTGGGGGAAGCAGCAGCAATAAGATTGATTCCGACAGAAATAATGTCAATTGAACAATTAGGATTGCCAGAGGTAATTGGTTCTTTAGCAGAGCAGAGCAGAGGAATTGTGCTGGTTACCGGACCCACCGGAAGTGGTAAATCTACTACCCTGGCTGCTTTAATTGATATAGTAAATAATAACCGTTATGAACATATTATTTCAATTGAAGATCCTATTGAGTATATTCATCAACACAATAATTGTGTCATATCCCAAAGAGAAATTGGTGACCATACTGATTCTTTTGCCAGTGCTTTAAGGGTTGCTTTACGGGAGGATCCTGATGTAATTTTAGTGGGAGAAATGAGAGATTTAGAAACCATCTCTATGGCTTTAAGGGCTGCCGAGACAGGTCATCTTGTTTTTTCTACACTCCATACCAATAGTGCCGCCGATACTATTGAGAGAATAATTAATGCCTTTCCCGCCCATCAACAAGCTCAGGCACGCCTGCAAGTAGCAGGTACCATTGAAGCGGTTATTGCCCAGACTCTTATTCCAACTGCGGATGGACAGGGTAGAGTGGTAGCAGCAGAACTGATGCTAGCTACGCCAGCTATTCGTAATTTAATTAGAGATGAAAAGATTTACCAGATACCCTCCACTATACAGATAAGCAGAAAGATTGGTATGCAAAGTTTAGACCAATCTTTAAAAGATTTGTTAATGGCTGGTAAGATTACCAGAGAGGAAGCATTAAGAAGAGCAATTAGCAAGAAAGCATTTCTTGATTATATTGATTCTGATAATATTTTTGACTTTAAAGATAAGATTAGGTAA